The genomic stretch ATGGACACGTTGCAACTTGTTTCCGGCGCCCGTGTCCGTGTGTTTACTCTCAAGAAGGGAATAAAAGACACTATTGTTTATGACGAAAAAGCGGTGGAGGAACGATTCGGCTTCGGACCGAAACTCCTGATAGATTTCAAAGGACTGCGCGGAGACCCTTCGGATAATATCATTGGTATCAAGGGCATCGGAGAAAAAACGGCAACGACTCTTATAACCAATTTTGGAACGATAGAAAATATATATAAGATTCTCAAAAAAAATCCCGAAAAACTTAAAACGGCCGGGCTCTCCGAACGCATCATTTCTCTTTTGAAAGAAAACGAAGAGGAGGCGGCATTTTCAAAGATGCTCGCAACTATCCGACGCGATGCCCCCATCGATTTTACCCTCAAAAATATCGAATGGAAGGATCACAAGGATAAAGAAAAAATACTCCGGCTATTCGACGATTTGGATTTCAAAAGCCTCAAGTCACGTCTGCCCGAAATTTTTCCAAATGAAAAACTTCCGGAAGTTCCGATTGCGCATACCGAAACCTTGTTTGAAGGTGAAACCCTCGCCGAAGCAAAGGAGGCTCTCATTGCCCTGTGGCTTCTTGATTCAGACAAAGTGGACCCTACCGTTGACGACCTGCTGAGATTCTCAAACACGAAATCCATTGAAGTTGCCAAACAATTTGTTTTTTCGGAACTTAAAAAACAAAACCTTGAAAAAGTTTTCCAGAACATTGAAAACCCTCTCATGCCTGTTGTCTCCCGAATGAACGAGAAGGGGGTTCTCATTGATACCAAGTGTCTTGAAAAACTTTCTTTTGAGTACCATGCGACACTCTCGTCTCTTGAAAAAGAAATTTGGAAATATGCGGGGGAAGAATTTAATGTTAACTCGTCCCAGCAATTGAGTCGCATTCTTTTTGAGAAACTGAACCTCAGTATTTTGCGCCACAAAAAAACATCAACAGGAGTGAAATCAACAAAAGAATCCGAACTTGAAAAAATGCGTTCCCTGCATCCGATTATCGACTGCGTATTAAAATACCGGGAGCTCCAAAAATTATTATCGACATACATAGACAATATTCCAAAGATGCTCCCAAAGGACAAACGTCTTAGGGCAACTTTCAGGCAGGCCGGAACGACGACAGGCAGAATTTCATCCCACAACCCTAACCTCCAAAATATCCCTATTAAAACAACACTGGGAAGAAACATTCGAAATGCATTCATAGCGCAAGAAGGGAACTTGCTCGCTTCCTTTGATTATTCACAAATCGAACTGCGCATCGCCGCTTTTCTTTCCGGAGACAAAAACCTTATAGATGCATTTAGGGAGGGTACCGATATTCACAGTGCGGTTGCCTCCAAAATATTCAACGTGCCGGTCAGCGCCGTTGACAAAGAAATGCGCCGTCGTGCAAAAGTTATAAATTTCGGGATTTTATATGGAATGGGTGTCAACGCTCTCAAAGTCAATCTTGGCACTGACAGAAAGGAGGCCCAACAATTTTATGATGCATACTTTGAAAATTTCAGTACTCTTGCCGAATACCTTGAGAAAATAAAAGAAAATGCGAAAAAGAACGGTTTTACGGAAACGTTTTTCGGCCGCAGAAGGCATTTCAAGTCGCTTCGTTCACCGCTGCCTTTCATACGGGCCGCCGCGGAACGCATGGCCGTCAATGCCCCGTTTCAGGGTACATCGGCGGACATTATAAAAATTGCCATGGTTCACGCTCACCACTATTTGAAAGAAAACAATTTACTCAATAGAGCGGAACTCATTCTTCAGGTTCACGACGAACTCGTGTATGAGATTGAAGAATCGGTGGTTCAAAAAATTGTTCCCGCTATCCGCTCCATAATGGAGTCAATAATTCCCAAGGAGAAAACGGAGGGCATACCGCTTGAGGTAAATGTCGAAATAGGAAAAAGCTGGGGAGAGATGGGGCCTTTTCAACAGAAATGATTTACTTTTTTTACGGAAAAAATACGAAGGCGCTGAGGACGAAACTTCATGTGTTTATTGATGTGCTTTTGGGAAAGAAGCCCGACGCATCCGTTGTTTTTATCGATAAAAACTCGTGGTCGGAAGAAAAATTTGAAAATTTAATCGAAGCCCAGGGGCTTTTTTCTGAAAAAAATATTATTGTTCTTGATTCCCTTTTTGAGGAAAAAGAAATTGAGCCCGCATTAACACGAACCCTTTCCTCTCTTAAACAATCAAAAAACATATTTGTCATTATTGAAAAAGCCCCCTCTTCCGTTCTTCGTTCCCGAATAGAGAAATCGTCGGAGAAGACGCAATTTTTCGATATTTCAGATGAAAAAGACGAGAAAAAACCGAACGTGTTTTCTCTCACCGACGCGGTTTCCCAAGGCGACAGAAGAAAGGCGTGGGTGTTGTATGAAAAATTTATCCGACAAGGGGTTTCAGCGGAAGAAATTCATGGTGCATTGTTCTGGCAAATAAAAGCCCTGTCACTTTCACTTACCTCAAAAACCGCCGTAGAGGCGGGACTTCATCCGTTTGTCTTTTCAAAATCAAAAACTGCCGCGGTAAAACAGGGCAAACAAAAGACGGAAGAAATGCTTTCTTCTCTTGTGCGAATGTATCATGAGTCTCGAAGGGGGGGAGAGGGTCTGGAAGACGCTCTTGAGCTTTTTATTCTTGAGTATTAGTCAACTCCTACATCATGCGTTCCATCTTCGCATACGCATAGTTCAAGGACTTGGCCTTTGTGCGAACATTCTTCCGTCTCGCACACTCCCGGCTTGTCGGAGACCGCTTTGCACTCCCCGCGGCAAACAAAGTGTTCCATGGGGATATTATATAACAAAAGAGAGAATGGTTGTCGTCACAGGTATTTTTCCTAACGGAAAAATTCTGCGATCCCGGCTCGTGTAAACAATGCAGGATTCGGTCACAAATTTTTTGTCCTCACGCATAAAATTCTGCTGA from bacterium encodes the following:
- a CDS encoding DNA polymerase, which produces MSLSKKKTLVLLDVHAIVHRAYHALPDFSSSKGEPTGALYGLTTMLLSIIKEFSPDYIVACFDLPEPTYRHEAYEDYKAGRPKTDEALVSQLERAKDVFTAFGIPMYSRPGFEADDMLGTIVEETSKEKNLNVVIASGDMDTLQLVSGARVRVFTLKKGIKDTIVYDEKAVEERFGFGPKLLIDFKGLRGDPSDNIIGIKGIGEKTATTLITNFGTIENIYKILKKNPEKLKTAGLSERIISLLKENEEEAAFSKMLATIRRDAPIDFTLKNIEWKDHKDKEKILRLFDDLDFKSLKSRLPEIFPNEKLPEVPIAHTETLFEGETLAEAKEALIALWLLDSDKVDPTVDDLLRFSNTKSIEVAKQFVFSELKKQNLEKVFQNIENPLMPVVSRMNEKGVLIDTKCLEKLSFEYHATLSSLEKEIWKYAGEEFNVNSSQQLSRILFEKLNLSILRHKKTSTGVKSTKESELEKMRSLHPIIDCVLKYRELQKLLSTYIDNIPKMLPKDKRLRATFRQAGTTTGRISSHNPNLQNIPIKTTLGRNIRNAFIAQEGNLLASFDYSQIELRIAAFLSGDKNLIDAFREGTDIHSAVASKIFNVPVSAVDKEMRRRAKVINFGILYGMGVNALKVNLGTDRKEAQQFYDAYFENFSTLAEYLEKIKENAKKNGFTETFFGRRRHFKSLRSPLPFIRAAAERMAVNAPFQGTSADIIKIAMVHAHHYLKENNLLNRAELILQVHDELVYEIEESVVQKIVPAIRSIMESIIPKEKTEGIPLEVNVEIGKSWGEMGPFQQK